The Bactrocera dorsalis isolate Fly_Bdor chromosome 3, ASM2337382v1, whole genome shotgun sequence genomic interval TAGTTCAAGTTTAATCTAAGCTCCTTATTTGTGCCTCTTTTAAATTAgttccaaaataaaaaactcaagAATTCCGAGCCAGTTTGGGTGCATAAAATCATAAAGAAAGCCGGAGTATGCAATaaacttcataattttttaagggAAGAGAATATAAAACTCCTTCCTGATATTAATCCATTGACTGCCAagcaaatttttgttaaaccCATCTTATCCTCGTAGTATTTATCATAAAACCCTAAGAGATCGTCATAGTGCCTTGAAAATTATACCAAATATTTGTGCAGATATCagagaaatagaaaatattatcaAATCCATATCTCGTGGCACAAAAGGCATAATAACTTTAAATCTCGAAAAACCCTTATCGCACGATTTCGTGCAACGTGACAGCTAATGTGTTAATTGTATTTGTCTCAATTGAACTTATTCTCCCAATGATCAATCTAGGTCTTAGATCATCTTGCTTGAAAAAGTTGCTTATCATGTATGTAACTAGGACCAgatttatagtattaaaaaaacatgAGTTATAGCGATGTGGTTTTGCAAAAAACGTGGAGAGCTTGTTATCTTGGATCAAAAATTTGATATGTCACATGAAAAATAAGGTTTTGTCTATTAGAAAGGGATATTTATGGaggtatacatatactatatgcgCAAAATATTCTAAGGCGAAATCTAAAACTTAATCGACCCCTCCAAGGCGGATTTCGTGAAAGTCGTCCAAAATCAATGCTTTCCCGGGAACTATTGACGCTGTACACAAACTAATATTTTCAGATCGTCTTGTGACCTTTCGTAAGATAGAGGCCACTATAGGCATTAATGGGactagcatacattcaatattgcaggAACATGTGActgtaacaaaaaatttcacattggatcccacacaatttgtcaattTACGCGTATGCGCCGAAAGTAAAGATCAAGCACGAaacacttccaagcaaatgatTGCCTGCTTTTTTGGAACAACTGGACATGTCGCAACCATAACAATGGAACCACACAGCGCAATATATTCTGAGTGTTATACAATCTCACAATTCCATACAAACTCTCTTCATCACAACTATGCAACTCTCACACATGACGATAAGTCACATATCGTATCGTCCTGACTTGagaccgaatgacttctttttatttccgCACGTATAAAAGAATCTAACATCAATGTTTTTTCGACACTTGAATAGTCGGTTGATGTGTTCAGAAtacatgttttggagatacctcaatcggAGTGACAAAGGTATCTCGAAAATTGATTCAAAtacatgcaaaagtgtatagatcttaatggagaatattctaaaatttccTATAAAACCGTAAATGACTACAAGATACAAATTTGATTGTAATCCATTACCAGTTTCGGCGAATAAAGAATATTGAATTATTAGACaacattttataaagttttgtcaGCATCCGAAAATTGTTCGCCTTGTCTAATCGGCAAGCTgccagagtataaaatattcggttacacccgaactaaGCCATTTATTACTTGTTTAAGTTAAACATATTTTCTGATACTAATAGCTGATACTAATACTAATTGATTTTTCTCTACTTAATTTTTACAGTCACAGTAATAGCTCGCGGTTGCTATGCCGACTTGGAAGCGAATTTGCGTGATAAATGTGACTTGGGCGATCATCCCGAGTGTGTAAAGTGCTTCGGCAATCGTTGCAATGACAAAGGACGCGCCGATTTCCAATGCATCGAGTGCAAGTCGAGTGAGGTAAGTGGAAAgacatatttctaaaatattatttcaaatttaatgacgTTGCTTTTATTCCCTGGCAGGATAAAAGATGCGCCACCGACACCAGCGCCCTGACCGCCGTGCAATGTCCAGTGCCCACCGCTCAGAACTCTTACTGTTACGTCCGCGAATCCAAAGAGGAAGGCACTTCACGTGGCTGTTTTGTGCATCAGCAAGAACAAGAAGAGTGTCTCAGTGATGCACAGTGTTCCATGTGCTTGAGCGACGATGCGTTGGCTTGCAACGCATACAAAGTGACCACAGAAGCTAATTCAGGCAGTAGTGGACTCAGCAAAGTCAGTGTCACATCCACCGTTTCATTTGTTTTGTTCGCTTTTATTGTGCGTTCATTataaatgtgtgattgtatttttttatagtagaaaCTAAGTATTCGATAAAAGTATTCAACACCGAATTCTCGCGATAAGAGGgtgttattaaatttattacctGTTAATCTTCATATTCCACGAATAAAGTAATTGTAATGACTAGACTTAGTAAGGTATAAACTATGAGTTCAttaccaaacaaattttttatatgtatgtacataatgtcCAGGGTGGCTATAAATGAACAAGTATGTATTTTGAATACATAGCTTCAGTTGATAATGAAGCTCTTTAATAACTGTATAAATCGTTTAACCGAATCAGATCATTTGGTTTCGGTAGAATGAGTTAGAAGAGCTTTTAAAGTTCAAAGAGACACTTaactttaaaagcatttttgttGGTATTTGAGTAAATTCGAGCTCTGTCACAGagagtttggatttttttttatcaaaaaacttaTGTTACATTCGAACTTATTGAATATAAAGAGTGATTCCATTTCCAGGGcacctatttttttttaagaaaaacacagaaatttcaaatgtaaTGTAATGTAATGGAAAAAGAACATTCTTCGGCATCTATTTATgcagattatctctttcaaatgttgaccgtggCTATGGCTCAGACGGTGTATCTGTTGAattcaattttcgataactagttcgagcatttcgactggtaactggctaATGATACTCgtgttccaaggcctgaatcgaagcgggattgtccgcatagactttttaatttacatattcacacaggaaaaagtctaacggtgtgatatcacacgatcttggtggccaatcggcAAAAtcttgaaattatctgctcactgaagtgttctcccAGTGGCGcggtcttgttgaaaccaaaaattacaagcttcaattttagacatcaaataatcggttatcatgacgcgataacggTCTCTAATGagggttacgttctcaccgacgTCATTTTTGAAGAACTCTTACTGTAACTGTTCCACTGGCCTACAAACTACACCAAAACATTGTTCTCTTGtgtgaaatggcagctcttgaatatcattaggttgctctttgtctcaaatagagcaattttgcatttttacataCCCTCAGAAGCCAGAAATGGAGTCTTGGTTGAACAatatttgactcgaaaacgtaaGATATTATTGAAACTTTTCAGAAGCCCATAGAGCAAAGTTGCTGCGAACGCGGTCTTCGTATACACCTTCAGCTACGAGACCACATTCTTTTggatgtggtctattcggtcgaatattatacaatatgaatgctgggtctcaagaagGGGGATGGTGCTATAAATCGTACACTCAGTAGAtcaattatgttgaccataagttgagagaatcgcgcgaaacacattctttacagaatgcCAATCAATACTCAACAAAAATATCATgtcagcttgacacgactcacgcgtgatctatcaaaaaaattctattttaagATAGTgcatctacttggatcacccgttatttcatTCCTAGTCAtcattttttaagtaaaaggcTAAGCTTTCGACAGTAAATCTCCAGAGTATCGAAAATAGTATACCAGATGTTCAAACAAACGGTTAGCACTTGTGGTGCAACCCTGCGCGAAAATGTCTTCAGACGTAATAGTTTTATGTTATGATTCTTTCTTAGTGGAGAATTTCTATTTTTCGCGTTAAACCATTATTTTCGTACTAACCATTCACAATAGTAAATGTGAGCTGAAATATGCACAacttgaatctgctttttgttttgaaagcctaacaataagtaataaaatcttaaacctatttaaaaactagacacgctcaagcaaatgattgaggtgttttggtgatacatttctcctcagtacgcgggcatatctcttcttttaaggcgtgtttgattgcaggaatgtaccaaagcattagccaaagggtttgggtgatcacggagtttacatatatatttaattctgctgtcttctacttctttccttaccatagaaataccaaggtctttatggatattctcattacgcatgtaccatggtgaacacgtgattgatctaagcatttttgattggaacctttgtattatgtctatattagttgcacaggtcgtaccccacagttgaatgccatacatccaaatcggctttatgaccgcattatataagagcactttgttgtctaggctaagtttggagtttttatttaatagccaatttaaatttgcagctcttatcttcatgcaagttattttactagatatatgttttttccaacAACTAAACTTGACACCattgaagaaattattaaaattattttgtcattTGTACCATTCACAATGGTAAAACCGTAAAACTTGGAAGCATTGAGCACAGCGTTTATACgacttaaggggggagcctgctttagaagcttcaaaaaatcgattttttttttgcttaaatctgtttaaaaataatctaagaatatgcCTATTtgcgaagctagaagggaaatagtgaccgagcgtctagcggATATATGAGagattgggcagaaagcgaaaactttgacgcgcgatttctcggtttttcatttttacgatttttctaaattggcgggcaaaattacaaaaaaagtattccACCAATCGTATAAAACCAAAGCTTATTAGATTCAGTACATATTACCTCCTCTGTGAACCTAAAAAgttcttgaaaacaaaattgtaaactatttttttagtaaattgaagttaggtttttggtgaaaaatgcaacttttttttccaaatctaaaaaaaactttgattttcgcGTTTTTTTCGGGTTTTTTTAGGTTCACATAGAAGAAGgactaatgaaaattaattatccatttgatttttttgtttcagacaaAAATTGCGACCTACATTTTGCCCGCCAATTGGACACTTCAATTGCGCGGTGGTGCACAAAAGTAGATAAAAGTGGGCtgtatttcgatattttaaattttaagaaatgttttttgtaagtttaaatatgtaataaaatgatgtaaaaatttcagcacatttgcttgttgttttctatcctaaaaaaaaatcacgaaaaactgccttttttaggcctcctaaagcaggctccccccttaaatgAGGCGtctatatattcttttaaatcgCATACAACTCGCTAATTATATTCTTGGTTTCGcaactaaaatttttgaaatgagaGCAAGCAGACATATGTCGAATCAAAGACAGCGACTTAATCGGTTCGAAAACTGAAGGCGTCGAAATGGTCGCCAGTGCCACATTCTGGTTTGAAATGTTCAAATCACTTCTAATTGGGTTGAacttaagtatataaatttctGATTACCGCTCTGAAGAAAGATTACAATACACTAGAAAGatataactgaaatattttaggtttaataataaaataaaataaatatttttttattcatttcaaaGTTTCACTTTGCACAAGTTTGAAATTTAATCTAAACTAGCACTTTCATAGTTACTCGAATCTAATGGTGGTTATGTCATTATTATATTCGCGCTCTGGCTGATTTGAAGTAACCCTAAAATAGCTAAATATATGTTGGTACACACGAGTATAATCTAGTGGGTTTTCCCAGATTAACAGTTATTATAGTCACGGCATTAGCAAAAATGCCCTCGAAGGCCAATAGTGTGTTGCTAGTTGATATTCTCACGTTTGCTGATAAAATGTCATTCGCTTGGAATCCCAAAAGCCAAAAATTACCGTTATGATGCATTGCCAATTAGTTTTATGGCTTTCTATAAACAATACCCATCATATTATAAGTGCTTGGAAATTTATGACAATAATCATATACATgctatacatatagtatatgaagCACTTTcaaacagaagaaaaaagatAAGTAAGGGTTTGACAGCAAAATCGTTATTTTATCTTACATAGTATAGAAATTAATCGAAGATAAGTTAAGAAATGGAAGAACCAGAAACTATAATAATCTATAATCTCCTTTAGGTAGAGTTCATTTTTCAAGTGTGCCATATACATGAGAATATGGGCATATaaattagagcgggtcgatttacagGGAGCAAAACGGAAAATCGAGTATATGGGGAAAAAATCGACCCGGTCTAATATACATTTTCTGTAAAATTATATTCGGAACTTCAAATAGTGTTGAAAGAGTAAATAGAgtaagtagaggtacttttttcaaaagactTTTTTTAAGAGATCACCCTTGAGTCGTATCAAGCTGTCATGTAATTTTGTTCAGGTATTTCATCATGAAAGAAATTACGTctaaaaaacttttacaaatatttcaattttattatgaaaattcacgttctgtaaaaaatgtgtttcgctTAACTTATAGTTAACATAATCGCCCTACAATCGCCCTATTCACAACATCATCACCCATGTTGAAACCgaacattcattattggacaatattCGACTGAATAGATCACGTCtaacacgcagtgaagaaaatatagcagccgtagctgagaatgTATGCGAAGATCGTGGAGAATCAATTCAGTGACGTTCGCAACAATTCGGACTtacatatggaacgacttggcacattttacgtcgagattttaaattaaaagcgcaCACAATTCAGCTTTtggaagaactgaagccgctcgaccttcccaaatgACACCACTTCTATGGACTGTTGAAGTTTTAAGAAGATCCGATATTTTTAAGCCAAATTTTGTACAGCGATGAagaccatttctggctcaaaggGTACTAAAACCTGAAGAGATTTTAGAGCTGTCATTTTATCCGGAAAAACCAATGGGTTGGTGTGGTTTCAttccggtgagaacgtaaccgtcaatgttGACCGGTATCGCGccttgataaccgactatttgccTCAAATTGAAGTTTGTGATCTCGACGACAAATGGCGACAAGACGGCGCctcttcccacacatcgcatcaatcaatggatttttgagagaatacttcacggagcagataatttcacgtcttGGGACGGTCGATTGGCCtccaaaatcgtgtgatatcacaccgttagactagTTACTGtggaaatatgtaaagtctaaagtctatgccatcgattcaggccttggagcaaaacatcacgtgagTCACTTgccaattaccagtcgaaatgctctgaccatctgagatgtagcagcggccaacatttaaaaaagatgccaaaaatgttctttctaattataataaacattccccaataaatttgaaagtcaaagtagggaacttcgaaatggatcaccctttacatatatacaaaggtGTTCAGTTTAATTCTTTTCAAAGTAATGTGAAAAGAATGTGTGATTTCGTCTATAATATGTATTCCGAACACAGAGGGGACTTGGCTCTTATTTTCTTCCCCCCTGTTGCCAACTAAGGTGGCAAAGATAGTTCGTATAACTTATCGTTTCATCTTATGGAATATTTGCTGAAAACCACTCGTGAAAGCCACGTATCTAATCGTAAGATTTGCACCACGTGATGAGACACTTAAAATATAACGTGCTCAAGATCATCTAACAGTCCTTGAGAAATCCgtaaatgtatatgtttattttaaagatAGTCAGATATTTCGCGCAGGCCTAAAGTAAATTTAAAGTCATGCATATAACTTTTGATAAGAAAGAGCTCGCGTGATGAACGTTCCATTGGTTGAAATTGAGAGTCCTTTGCGGAAaactaacaaaatattttttggcggGTATTTTCACAATTTACGAATGTAAAGTAACCTTTTAAGGTGCTTAATTTACTcactctaatttttttttttttaacatcaaATAAGTATTTGCACTTCACTTGGAGAGCagcacaaaaacttcaaatgaaCCGCAATTCAGAGCTTAGGGAAGATTAACGTTGATTATAATGGCATTTTAAGCTTATCATGTTCAAACTTAATTCGTCGGAACACAAATACCTCGACTCATTCATTATTTATTGTCGGCGGCATTAGAAGGCGTTTTACTCGTATGTTAATCTAAAAGGGCTAGAAGTGCTTCTGAAaagttatttcatttttatttgaaaagcgtACTTGAAAAGTTaacattgttgctgctgttccCTATTTTAGATTATGGCATGTCCGGAACTTGAGCTTAAGGGCCATTAAATTGAAGTAAAACTCGCTACTACCATATTCGGTCGGAAATTGCTGTCTGCTGTTAGTACTCTCTTAAACAATTGCTTAAGGTCAAAAGATATGATCTTTTTGGCTTTTGGAAGACTAGCTGAGGTACTGGGCGATGATTTATGCAGCTGTACGCCTCAGAGTTGATATAGTTTCCtttaaagtattattttttgaaatggaaAAGGACAATATTAAAGAGCTCTAAGTACTTCTCATTTGGGGGTTTTTTCGCGAATCGTATGCTGCTGAACACACAGAATTACGAAGAAAAACCCGAGTAATTTTAAACTAAAGAAAGCTCCGGATTGTGCAGAACTAGGGGGTTTTATGAGGTACGTCGGAGGCAATTGGTGCAGAAGTCGCAGGACCGCGCACTAAACTCTCCATACGAGGactgctatatatatgtatttctggcttaatattgaaaataggcatatttatcaacgaaaatgttttttttttttcgttggatttggctcgtcttggaagacccacacggtcgattgctgttttgtttcgggctcatatggatagatccatgattcatcacctgtgacgatcttataaacgtcttttgaagcaccgcgatcgtattttttcagcatttctttacaccaatccacacgagccttttttgagcgattgtcaaattgtgcgggatccaacgagaacaaactttttttacggccaggtgttcattcaatatcgaatgtatgctggtggaagaaatgcatagccatgcctctatctgaaggtatgttacatgacggtcttgcattatcagttcacgtacggcatcgatgttttctggcacaacggctgtttttggacgaccttcacggaattcgtctttgagcgagcgtcgaccacgattgaattcgttgtaccagtttttcacagtgctataggatgttGCTTCacagccatacaaagattttagttcatcgatgcactcttgtcgtgataatccacgtcgaaagttgtgaaaaatgatcgcacgaaaacgttcacgagttaattccattttttggccgagatgatttttttaattctctgtaaataaaacaaaacgattaaatgacaaaacgttctgagtgatgttatgctaaaaaatttcaaattttctaatggaaatgtcagattgcacctggcaacacttagtgttgcctaggccagaaatatatatagcagcctatgtacctATCGAAAGTTTTCCGAACATTTTTTAGGCAGAAGTCGGTGCATAAAGATAAACCTCCAACCTAACTTTCACAACGAACGTATAACCATACTTAGCATAGTCAAGCGACACTTAAAGCAAATCTCTGCCTATGAGATCAAATCCCTACCggtgcaggagtgtagaaaACGACTGAAGAGCTTAGCGGAATTtaaccaagtgcaccttatCTGTGTACCTGGTCACAAGCGTTTAGCCGGGAATGTACTTGCTGATGAGCTGGCGCACTCCGCAGCATCCACTAACTTGGTAGGACCTGAATCTTTTATCGCGGTGGGtccccataccataaaggagctgtTCTGCAAGGAAGAAGGAGTAGCCAGAGAGAGGTATTGGCAGCAATTCCAAGACATGCGCTATGCAAAGTTGCTGATGTGGGGTTACAACCTCAGCTAGTCCCTTGGGACAAATTCAGGCTTCTTGTCGCATTCTTTACAGGCCACTACAAGATGATGAAGCAGGTATACAACATGGACCTAACTGCGGCATGGAGCCTGAAAACCCAGAACATCTGCTGATTGACAGCATAACAGTCTGCAGACACAGGTTAAAGgcccatgtttccaaatagggatcacatcgcttcTCTAGCACctatattggactttatcaatatgttGG includes:
- the LOC105222436 gene encoding uncharacterized protein LOC105222436: MFAFANKNTIYGVLLFVLLALTQATADEHSVNPAVPRTCYSCEGINCLRVSQLNSTSDCLDLLDYCVTVFRGFTVIARGCYADLEANLRDKCDLGDHPECVKCFGNRCNDKGRADFQCIECKSSEDKRCATDTSALTAVQCPVPTAQNSYCYVRESKEEGTSRGCFVHQQEQEECLSDAQCSMCLSDDALACNAYKVTTEANSGSSGLSKVSVTSTVSFVLFAFIVRSL